One genomic window of Nitrospiria bacterium includes the following:
- a CDS encoding tetratricopeptide repeat protein, with the protein MVSTHSGETGPTTLKFATLNPSPLERPAIALGWIGLVAAFLYLNTLSHGFVWDDYTYVLGNTHFQSGQNALLFFVSDFCKGVNEDCFFYRPLVSLTYLLDHTLWGTTPFGYHLTNIIFHIAVSLLVYQVIGVILHNKMAAFIGGTLFAIHPVHSESVSFVAARTDPPAVLFSLLALIFYIKKDQISGKPKVVFQVFSLICFLLALLAKEIAITLPLLFMVYSLLFPHPIRAKNEVVSRLKPSLPFWGVVIGYLFLRNHIFGDPFSGESLFDGILQRVFTAPLLFMENVRMLLIPWPLEVFRAPVGQKNLMDPWVLGAISFCFLLGWALLKFGKNSKETLFSMAWVLITLIPVLNLVPSPWPSVWDRFLYLPSIGLCFWVGWLGSQLLSKNGPKWNPFSRWIWATLGVVIFLLFSGLTLDRNKDWKDNITLWGVTMKHLPVGSWSWAIAGNNLAQGYQGQGNLGEAVRILEEVYAVRPGFLAASINLGNAYATLGNPKQALEVYHSLLHGQDETLFWDERRNLPEKKISPTQSPRLYYNLGVTYSSLGDYDHALDAFQKAMKLKPEDHLIYYSLGNLYSRTGHLEKAEQAYLDSIRLRPDFIEGYQNLGGIYVRQEALEKAVIAYQSAIRLGPPQGKAYQNLGWVYYQLGFYNQSAEILGEGIRRFPKDATLHYNLGLAYQKEGRVKDAREEYQKTILLEPNYWQVYNNLGSLKEMEGDPRGALEDYGKAVSLQPNFITAQVNLGRMLLETGQPQKALQHFNGMLKGLGAGEKENPETHFVEEQIKRLEKEVSLGENSH; encoded by the coding sequence ATGGTCTCCACACATTCTGGTGAAACCGGACCAACAACCTTGAAGTTTGCCACCCTCAATCCTTCCCCATTAGAGCGTCCAGCCATTGCCCTGGGATGGATAGGCCTGGTGGCGGCCTTTCTCTATTTAAATACGCTCTCCCATGGTTTTGTCTGGGATGATTACACCTATGTTTTAGGAAATACTCACTTTCAATCCGGCCAGAATGCTCTTCTTTTCTTTGTAAGCGATTTTTGCAAAGGGGTTAATGAGGACTGTTTTTTTTACCGTCCCCTGGTTTCCCTAACCTACCTGTTGGATCACACCCTTTGGGGAACAACCCCTTTTGGATACCATCTAACCAACATTATTTTCCACATTGCTGTTTCACTTTTGGTTTATCAGGTGATCGGGGTCATCCTCCATAATAAAATGGCTGCCTTTATCGGAGGGACCCTTTTTGCGATCCATCCGGTCCATTCAGAGTCGGTTTCCTTTGTAGCGGCAAGAACCGATCCTCCTGCGGTCCTTTTCTCCCTTTTGGCACTAATCTTTTATATTAAAAAGGATCAAATCTCTGGAAAACCAAAGGTAGTTTTTCAGGTTTTCTCTTTGATCTGTTTTTTGTTGGCTTTATTAGCAAAAGAGATTGCCATCACACTGCCTCTCTTATTCATGGTTTATTCTCTATTGTTTCCTCATCCCATCCGGGCGAAAAATGAAGTGGTGTCAAGATTAAAGCCCTCCCTTCCTTTCTGGGGCGTTGTGATCGGTTATCTGTTTTTGAGAAACCACATTTTTGGAGACCCCTTCAGTGGGGAATCTCTCTTTGATGGGATTTTACAACGGGTTTTTACCGCACCTTTGCTCTTCATGGAGAATGTGAGAATGTTGTTGATTCCGTGGCCACTGGAGGTCTTTCGCGCACCTGTGGGGCAGAAGAACCTAATGGATCCTTGGGTATTGGGTGCGATCTCATTCTGTTTTCTTTTAGGCTGGGCGCTGTTAAAATTTGGGAAGAATTCGAAAGAAACACTGTTTTCAATGGCATGGGTTTTAATTACGCTGATTCCTGTTTTAAATCTGGTTCCAAGCCCTTGGCCCAGTGTATGGGATCGTTTTCTTTACCTTCCTTCCATCGGATTATGTTTTTGGGTAGGGTGGCTGGGTTCTCAGCTTTTATCGAAGAATGGTCCAAAATGGAACCCTTTTTCCCGTTGGATCTGGGCAACGCTGGGGGTGGTCATTTTTTTGCTATTTTCAGGGCTCACACTGGATCGAAATAAGGATTGGAAGGACAACATCACCCTTTGGGGGGTTACCATGAAACACCTTCCTGTTGGAAGTTGGTCATGGGCGATCGCGGGGAATAATCTGGCCCAAGGGTACCAGGGCCAGGGGAATTTAGGAGAGGCGGTTCGAATTTTAGAGGAAGTTTACGCCGTTCGACCTGGGTTCCTGGCGGCGAGTATCAACCTGGGTAATGCCTATGCCACCTTGGGGAATCCCAAACAGGCACTGGAGGTCTATCATTCGCTTCTCCATGGCCAAGACGAAACCCTGTTTTGGGATGAAAGAAGAAATTTGCCGGAAAAAAAAATCTCTCCAACCCAATCTCCGAGGCTTTATTATAATCTTGGGGTGACTTATTCGTCTTTAGGTGATTATGATCACGCTTTGGATGCCTTTCAAAAAGCCATGAAATTAAAACCGGAAGACCACCTGATTTACTATAGTCTGGGGAATCTTTATTCCAGGACCGGGCACCTTGAAAAAGCGGAACAGGCTTACCTGGATTCGATCCGGCTTAGGCCGGATTTTATTGAAGGGTATCAAAATCTGGGGGGGATTTATGTGCGCCAGGAAGCATTAGAAAAAGCGGTGATCGCTTACCAATCCGCCATTCGATTAGGGCCTCCGCAGGGAAAAGCCTATCAAAACTTGGGGTGGGTGTATTATCAACTGGGTTTTTATAATCAATCCGCGGAAATTTTAGGGGAGGGAATTCGTCGGTTTCCCAAGGACGCAACACTGCATTATAATTTAGGGTTGGCTTATCAGAAAGAGGGCCGAGTGAAGGATGCCCGGGAAGAATATCAAAAAACGATTTTGTTGGAACCGAATTATTGGCAAGTGTACAACAATCTGGGAAGCCTGAAGGAAATGGAAGGGGATCCACGAGGGGCATTAGAAGATTACGGGAAGGCTGTTTCTCTTCAGCCGAATTTCATTACTGCACAGGTTAATTTAGGACGAATGTTGTTAGAAACGGGGCAACCCCAAAAAGCCCTCCAACATTTTAATGGGATGTTGAAAGGCCTTGGGGCGGGGGAGAAAGAAAACCCAGAGACCCATTTTGTTGAGGAACAAATTAAACGATTGGAAAAAGAGGTCTCTTTGGGAGAGAATTCTCACTGA
- a CDS encoding FG-GAP-like repeat-containing protein, producing the protein MPAVKSFEFSFRTGLGDFPLITSLGNMKAITQADLINLLQAANIAQRPGYGVISGTVIANDGFFQPGVFVSARNAEGRPVGDLFYNGLGSVPDFSNIQGTSTNGGFTAFNIPPGEVYLTATQGGRGGRMIEVFPDSVSQLSLVVVPLPIEKIPVTGFVLNPENQIPVINADIALYGSSEILTRSITRGAYRIEELAPARGYLVRVFASNFFNTYQEFETGTSELNVTISQPFSAPRAVAFGSADTSNLTGPNDLTRDFITVRREFLEDLADSVNVVLDPSKGIIMGRLRQSDGTGLPFTRINATAPDGTRIGQVFYFTVTGALSSVDPYSNPNIGGTSSFVIFNLPVGPVILNAKSFVVTSNQANSDKLSGGAVVLSVADSVFSRDIRADFLNDPLQPNLEFPHTVPFSGRVFRTDDITLVSGGKVDVLGVPPEFKTYTPFNQVCGQSSLPAFTLPVVTGASGNFFIPPNNDCDNSFPIPGASFQMVKVSGPNATDVETYQAVNMGTSLTQRDLTLMSLGDLGMSSPAEVDPDLGMIAGKVLNRQTGRTLEGVTLSVNNHRGEAVGRIFYTGEDGLLDQSGFQTQTSSDGGFVILDLPTPQSSASPPPFPGLVRIFVTSKDDEATLQALTFPGGVTLTFVNVTKIPTEKVVVSGMTKDLTQSNVKDQVSFKVQGTGEVFNSGGVSGAGAFTASLGSFGDFVLKSLQNSLADITTYIFHLNTGLSELTDQILPVATRSELALWANEGNLAEGIDPTKGILSGSLVTFSLQKQDPPYSLNIQNPSGIVRGFFDDDAFQDVAVINRDLNSVTVLFGTGDGTFGDGLTTFPAPRILTDSQMSNPSSIASGDFNGDGISDLVVANQGSNFVAVFFGTRSGNFISNRGFLIDGPQNFVVAKDFNRDGFDDIALSMDTANQIQILLSFEDGIFRRLPDESFIAIGGPPKQLAVGDLNGDGGQDIAVLVGGQGFQVLLGKANGIFQVEPIIADTGTTWEAMAIANIDRDQRTDANDLLLTRPVDDLILVGSGQAAVLFLRPGRERGVFFQLSGGSKQTAVFPRDIDGDGELDLAILNSDTQSLSIYLGLGNGFFQEARLSDSDLKTGVNPTGLTVGLFNQDELSDLVMINGDGITDDEVVTFLGNKQPFPDAGIDVKNELGRTVGTVRFWEDDGSGGRRINPALDRSAPNGRFIVFNVPPGRVSVNAKNTAVGNRLVTVYPDSVTETDILVKEVAPDFVNVEGQVGDVTGRPRPGVLLSFLGTGVNNVSPNFTGSYSTPLPANTETVVKITPKGSAGGVTDIDGDGVPDREDNCPNLPNPDQSDENGDGDGDVCDQFDQSSIDFDADGIADFVDNCPSVFNPNQLDSDGDGIGNDCEAPGG; encoded by the coding sequence GTGCCTGCCGTTAAAAGTTTCGAATTTTCTTTCCGTACAGGCCTTGGTGATTTCCCTCTGATTACTTCCTTGGGAAATATGAAGGCCATCACACAGGCGGATTTGATCAATCTCCTTCAAGCGGCCAATATTGCGCAACGCCCCGGTTATGGGGTCATTAGCGGAACCGTGATTGCTAACGATGGATTTTTCCAGCCAGGGGTTTTTGTCAGTGCCCGGAATGCAGAAGGCCGTCCTGTGGGTGACCTTTTTTACAATGGTCTTGGGTCGGTTCCCGATTTCTCCAATATCCAGGGAACGTCTACCAACGGGGGGTTTACCGCTTTTAATATTCCTCCAGGGGAAGTTTACCTCACCGCCACCCAGGGTGGAAGGGGGGGGCGTATGATTGAAGTGTTCCCGGACTCAGTTTCCCAGTTAAGTCTGGTTGTTGTTCCCCTTCCCATTGAGAAAATTCCTGTGACCGGGTTTGTTCTCAATCCAGAAAACCAAATTCCGGTTATTAATGCGGATATTGCCCTTTATGGTTCATCTGAGATTTTAACCCGGTCCATTACCCGGGGGGCATACCGGATTGAAGAATTGGCTCCGGCCAGGGGTTATTTGGTCAGGGTTTTTGCCTCTAATTTTTTTAATACCTATCAGGAATTTGAAACCGGTACCTCGGAGTTAAACGTGACCATTTCCCAACCCTTTTCGGCTCCCAGGGCGGTTGCTTTTGGAAGTGCGGATACCTCTAATTTAACGGGTCCCAATGACCTTACCCGTGATTTCATCACCGTTCGGAGAGAATTTTTGGAAGATTTGGCTGATTCGGTTAATGTGGTTTTGGATCCCTCCAAAGGGATTATTATGGGAAGGCTGCGGCAGTCGGATGGGACCGGGCTTCCCTTTACCCGGATTAATGCCACTGCCCCCGATGGAACGCGAATTGGCCAGGTTTTCTACTTTACCGTAACAGGAGCACTGAGCTCTGTGGATCCCTATTCGAATCCGAATATCGGGGGAACGTCGTCTTTCGTTATCTTCAACCTCCCTGTGGGACCGGTCATTCTCAACGCAAAATCTTTTGTGGTCACTTCTAACCAGGCCAATTCTGATAAACTGTCCGGTGGGGCAGTTGTTTTGTCCGTTGCCGATTCCGTTTTTTCTCGAGATATCCGAGCCGATTTCCTCAATGACCCTCTACAACCCAATTTGGAATTCCCTCATACCGTTCCTTTTTCAGGAAGGGTCTTTCGAACAGATGATATTACCCTCGTATCAGGGGGCAAGGTAGACGTTTTAGGTGTCCCCCCTGAATTTAAAACCTATACTCCTTTTAACCAGGTCTGTGGCCAGTCTTCTCTTCCGGCGTTTACTTTGCCGGTGGTAACCGGTGCGAGTGGGAATTTTTTCATTCCTCCAAATAACGATTGCGATAATTCTTTTCCGATTCCCGGGGCTTCATTTCAAATGGTTAAAGTGAGCGGACCCAATGCGACCGATGTGGAGACTTATCAAGCGGTCAATATGGGAACGAGTTTGACTCAACGGGATTTAACCCTGATGAGTTTGGGGGATTTAGGGATGTCTTCCCCGGCTGAGGTGGATCCCGATTTGGGAATGATTGCAGGGAAAGTGTTAAACCGCCAAACGGGAAGAACATTGGAGGGGGTCACCCTCAGTGTAAACAATCACCGGGGGGAGGCGGTAGGGCGGATTTTTTACACGGGAGAGGATGGATTATTGGATCAAAGCGGTTTTCAAACCCAAACCTCCTCTGATGGGGGATTTGTCATTTTAGATCTTCCCACACCTCAATCTTCCGCTTCACCACCTCCCTTTCCCGGGTTGGTTCGAATTTTTGTAACCTCAAAGGATGACGAGGCCACACTTCAAGCACTTACCTTTCCGGGTGGGGTTACCTTAACCTTTGTGAATGTAACCAAAATTCCCACCGAAAAAGTGGTGGTGAGCGGGATGACCAAGGATTTAACTCAATCCAATGTGAAAGACCAGGTCTCATTCAAGGTTCAGGGTACGGGGGAGGTTTTCAATTCAGGAGGGGTTTCTGGTGCCGGGGCTTTTACCGCATCTCTGGGCTCCTTTGGAGATTTTGTGTTAAAGTCCCTTCAAAATAGCCTTGCGGACATTACGACCTATATTTTTCATCTGAACACCGGTCTTTCGGAATTGACCGATCAAATCCTTCCCGTTGCAACACGGAGTGAGCTGGCCCTGTGGGCCAATGAAGGAAATCTCGCCGAAGGCATTGATCCAACTAAAGGGATCCTTTCGGGAAGTTTGGTGACCTTTTCATTACAGAAACAGGATCCCCCTTATTCCCTCAATATCCAGAATCCCAGTGGAATTGTGAGGGGGTTTTTTGATGACGATGCTTTTCAGGATGTGGCGGTTATCAATCGGGATCTCAATTCGGTGACCGTCTTATTTGGAACCGGGGATGGTACCTTTGGAGATGGACTCACGACCTTTCCCGCACCCAGGATTCTAACGGATTCCCAAATGTCTAATCCCAGTTCCATTGCCTCGGGAGATTTTAATGGGGATGGAATTAGCGATTTGGTTGTAGCCAATCAAGGATCCAATTTTGTTGCGGTTTTTTTTGGAACGCGCAGCGGAAATTTCATTTCCAATAGGGGGTTCCTGATTGACGGTCCGCAGAATTTCGTAGTGGCCAAGGATTTTAATCGTGACGGGTTTGACGATATTGCCTTAAGCATGGATACCGCAAACCAGATTCAAATATTGCTTAGCTTCGAGGATGGCATTTTCCGGAGACTTCCCGATGAAAGTTTTATTGCCATTGGTGGCCCTCCAAAACAGTTAGCCGTGGGAGATTTAAACGGAGACGGAGGCCAGGATATTGCTGTGTTGGTAGGGGGACAGGGTTTCCAGGTTTTATTGGGAAAGGCCAATGGCATCTTTCAAGTAGAGCCCATAATCGCCGATACTGGAACCACATGGGAGGCCATGGCCATAGCCAATATTGACCGGGATCAACGCACCGATGCCAATGACCTCCTATTGACCCGCCCAGTGGATGATTTGATCCTGGTGGGGTCTGGCCAAGCTGCCGTGTTGTTTTTAAGGCCGGGTCGCGAGAGGGGGGTTTTCTTTCAATTGAGCGGGGGGAGCAAACAGACCGCTGTTTTTCCGCGGGATATCGACGGAGATGGGGAATTGGATCTGGCTATTCTGAATTCGGATACCCAGAGTTTAAGTATTTATTTAGGTTTGGGAAACGGTTTTTTTCAAGAGGCCCGGCTTTCAGATTCTGACCTGAAAACAGGGGTCAATCCCACGGGTTTGACGGTAGGTCTTTTCAATCAGGATGAGTTGTCCGATCTGGTCATGATTAATGGGGACGGGATTACCGATGATGAGGTGGTGACCTTTTTGGGAAATAAACAACCCTTTCCCGATGCGGGAATTGATGTGAAAAATGAATTGGGCCGTACGGTTGGGACCGTCCGGTTTTGGGAGGATGACGGCAGTGGGGGGCGCCGGATCAACCCGGCCTTAGATCGTTCCGCACCCAATGGTCGGTTTATCGTTTTTAATGTCCCGCCGGGTAGGGTTTCTGTCAACGCAAAAAATACCGCCGTTGGAAACAGGTTGGTCACGGTTTACCCCGATTCTGTGACCGAAACGGATATTTTGGTGAAGGAAGTAGCCCCAGACTTTGTGAATGTGGAAGGACAAGTAGGGGATGTGACGGGAAGGCCCCGACCGGGGGTTCTGCTTTCTTTTCTCGGGACGGGCGTTAACAACGTTTCTCCCAATTTTACCGGTTCCTATTCAACGCCCCTTCCGGCCAATACGGAAACCGTTGTCAAAATTACCCCCAAAGGAAGTGCGGGCGGGGTGACCGATATCGATGGGGATGGGGTGCCGGATAGAGAAGATAACTGCCCCAACCTTCCCAATCCGGATCAATCAGATGAGAATGGGGACGGGGACGGGGATGTGTGCGATCAATTCGATCAATCCAGTATTGATTTTGATGCAGATGGAATAGCCGATTTCGTGGACAATTGTCCCTCCGTTTTTAATCCAAATCAATTGGATAGCGATGGGGACGGTATCGGAAATGATTGTGAAGCCCCTGGCGGATAA